A section of the Alkalicoccobacillus plakortidis genome encodes:
- a CDS encoding ABC transporter permease — MSRGRLFNVAIPLIAIFLGMFVGGIIMLVSGYDPIGGYSALFNGIFSESFYIGETVRAMTPLILSGLAVAFAYRAGLLNIGVEGQVLVGWLAAVYVGIVVEAPMIVHLPLAILAGAAAGALWAFVPGLLKAKFHVNEVIVCIMMNYVGYHVVNSIIRAYLIVPGERTESIQPTASLQSDFLESITDFSRLHYGIIVAILACLFMWFLLWKTSLGYELRSVGFNQHASRYAGMSVGRNVIVTMLISGSFAGLAGAMQGLGMYGYMSILTGFTNIGFDGIAVALLGANSSLGIFLSAFLFGGLKSGATTMQSQAGVPMELIDIVIALIIFFVASSYIIRWVLLRIQKKKEGNQ, encoded by the coding sequence ATGAGCCGTGGTCGCTTGTTTAATGTGGCCATCCCACTCATCGCCATTTTTCTAGGCATGTTTGTTGGCGGCATTATTATGCTTGTCAGCGGTTATGATCCGATTGGTGGATATAGTGCGTTATTTAATGGGATTTTTAGTGAGTCATTTTACATTGGAGAAACCGTTCGTGCGATGACTCCGTTAATTCTGTCTGGTCTAGCCGTAGCGTTTGCATACCGTGCTGGTTTGTTAAACATCGGTGTAGAAGGACAGGTTTTAGTTGGCTGGCTTGCGGCCGTATACGTTGGGATCGTTGTAGAAGCGCCAATGATCGTACATTTGCCACTTGCGATTTTGGCAGGGGCAGCAGCTGGAGCATTATGGGCGTTTGTACCCGGACTTTTAAAAGCAAAGTTTCATGTAAATGAAGTCATTGTTTGTATCATGATGAATTACGTTGGTTATCATGTTGTGAACTCGATTATTCGTGCGTATTTAATTGTTCCAGGCGAACGGACGGAAAGTATTCAGCCGACCGCTTCCTTACAGTCTGATTTTCTAGAATCAATAACCGATTTTTCACGACTTCACTACGGCATTATTGTCGCGATTCTTGCGTGTCTATTTATGTGGTTCCTTTTATGGAAAACATCACTTGGATACGAGCTTCGTTCAGTTGGTTTTAACCAACATGCATCTCGTTATGCGGGAATGAGTGTTGGCCGTAATGTGATCGTTACAATGTTAATCTCTGGTTCATTTGCCGGGCTAGCAGGAGCTATGCAAGGACTAGGAATGTATGGATATATGTCGATCTTAACAGGTTTCACCAATATCGGATTTGATGGAATTGCCGTTGCTCTTTTAGGTGCAAATTCATCACTAGGTATCTTCTTATCAGCGTTCCTATTTGGTGGCTTAAAATCAGGAGCAACCACTATGCAGTCTCAAGCTGGTGTGCCAATGGAACTAATCGATATTGTGATTGCCCTAATCATCTTTTTTGTTGCATCAAGCTACATTATTAGATGGGTCTTATTACGAATTCAGAAAAAGAAGGAGGGGAATCAATAA
- a CDS encoding ABC transporter permease — MSIMAILALVVPAAIYAAAPLMLTALGGLFSERSGVINIGLEGLMVVGAFSAIVTTLTLESAGMGPASTWLGLLAAIVIGALFSLTHAVASIHFRADQVVSGVALNLLAVGLCVFLIKLIYDKGQTDYIQNRFFRFDVPVLSDIPFIGPLFFSNTYITSFIAIGLAIVVYFVIYFTPFGLRIRSVGEHPQAADTMGINVTRMRYIGVMLSGAFGGLGGAALAVTVTGNFSGTTIAGQGFMALAALIFGKWHPLGAMGAALFFGFAQALSITGAQIPMLSSVPSVFLLIAPYVLTILALAGFVGRSEGPKALGSAYLKGSR, encoded by the coding sequence ATGAGTATTATGGCGATTTTAGCTCTTGTTGTTCCTGCTGCGATCTATGCTGCAGCTCCCCTTATGCTTACCGCACTTGGCGGACTGTTTAGTGAACGTTCTGGTGTCATTAACATTGGACTAGAAGGACTTATGGTTGTCGGTGCCTTCTCAGCCATTGTCACAACACTGACTCTTGAATCTGCAGGCATGGGACCAGCTTCAACTTGGCTAGGTTTACTCGCAGCGATTGTGATAGGAGCCTTATTCTCCCTCACACATGCCGTTGCGTCTATCCATTTTCGTGCTGATCAAGTAGTAAGTGGTGTAGCCCTGAACCTTTTAGCAGTTGGTCTATGTGTGTTCTTAATCAAATTAATTTATGATAAAGGTCAAACCGATTACATCCAAAACCGTTTCTTCCGTTTTGATGTACCGGTCTTAAGCGACATTCCTTTTATCGGACCTTTGTTCTTTTCCAATACGTATATCACTTCATTTATCGCGATTGGTCTTGCGATCGTTGTGTACTTTGTGATTTATTTTACCCCATTCGGTTTACGTATCCGTTCCGTTGGTGAGCACCCGCAGGCAGCTGATACAATGGGAATTAACGTTACACGTATGCGCTATATTGGTGTGATGCTCAGTGGTGCGTTTGGTGGACTCGGAGGAGCAGCACTGGCTGTCACCGTTACAGGAAACTTCTCTGGTACAACCATCGCCGGCCAAGGATTTATGGCACTAGCCGCATTAATCTTTGGAAAATGGCATCCGCTTGGTGCAATGGGAGCCGCACTTTTCTTCGGCTTTGCCCAAGCACTCAGCATAACCGGAGCGCAGATTCCAATGCTCTCAAGTGTGCCATCTGTCTTCTTGTTAATTGCACCATACGTCTTAACAATCCTCGCCCTAGCAGGATTTGTCGGACGCTCAGAAGGACCAAAAGCCCTCGGCTCCGCGTATCTAAAGGGATCGAGATAA